One segment of Rhodopirellula baltica SH 1 DNA contains the following:
- a CDS encoding universal stress protein — MHNVLLAIDGSNASEEAAKFFARIPHFDPVELTLVSVVHRRFVHASYSTNELIEKAYEQDRMNALRSLDRIAELFDGANVRVRSELIEGVVGESIVQKAKDIRADLVVVGATGHSQISRMLLGSISDFVATHSPCSVLVVRPQAIPKPSAPLKVCLGYEGTGPCQAALEELKESPWRGKTELHVVSVAACLNEMYADSDCVQHYKDQLAQAKEQLEEVSDSVTTHFIEDIHYGEGITRFVETHDINLVVLGETPRSQFSRFLLGSTSQYVLRHVPCSVWITRNRMIEGLKAKQSKSNSRSALN; from the coding sequence TTTGCTCGTATCCCGCACTTTGACCCGGTTGAGTTGACCCTGGTGTCGGTCGTGCATCGACGATTTGTTCACGCTAGCTATTCGACTAATGAACTGATCGAAAAAGCGTATGAGCAAGATCGTATGAACGCTTTGCGAAGTCTGGATCGCATCGCTGAGCTGTTTGATGGTGCGAACGTTCGCGTGCGATCGGAACTGATCGAAGGCGTCGTTGGCGAATCCATCGTGCAAAAAGCGAAAGATATCCGGGCTGATCTGGTGGTGGTGGGGGCAACCGGGCACTCGCAAATCAGCCGCATGTTGTTGGGAAGTATCAGCGACTTCGTTGCGACTCATTCACCGTGCAGCGTGTTGGTGGTGCGGCCCCAAGCCATTCCCAAACCATCCGCACCACTCAAGGTTTGCTTGGGTTACGAGGGCACCGGTCCCTGCCAAGCCGCGTTGGAAGAATTGAAAGAAAGTCCCTGGCGCGGGAAAACGGAGTTGCATGTCGTTTCGGTTGCCGCTTGTTTGAATGAGATGTACGCCGATTCGGACTGTGTTCAGCACTACAAGGATCAACTTGCCCAAGCAAAGGAACAGCTCGAAGAAGTGTCGGATTCTGTGACGACCCACTTCATCGAGGACATTCACTACGGCGAAGGCATCACGCGTTTTGTAGAAACTCATGACATCAATCTCGTTGTCTTGGGTGAAACACCTCGATCGCAATTCAGTCGTTTTCTCTTGGGAAGCACATCTCAGTACGTGCTCAGACACGTTCCTTGCAGTGTGTGGATCACACGCAATCGAATGATTGAGGGATTGAAGGCGAAACAGTCCAAATCGAATTCACGCTCAGCGTTGAACTGA
- a CDS encoding universal stress protein, translating into MRVLLAVDSSPYSQQAVEFASHLPLRKPVDFDLVSVVAPPMLVDTGGMSMPMDFGSFLEIETDRSREAIDAVASDLKSQDHVHSVHTHVPIGPPTSALLDVADESGADLIVLGAIGHSAIERVLLGSVSDYVATHADMSTLVVRPTSEADVEPDLQKIMLALSGRPEDERMLTWLRELKLRPNVEVHLVRVLDRFSYYRQDLRQQASDAWQAQHEQAQAQILDFETKLQQLGLNTETHFVESNHVGETLVEYARRHGCDLAVTGDSDSGLLTRVFLGSTSRYVLRHADCSVLIIRDREDRAKAHRQIAEQSLAST; encoded by the coding sequence ATGCGAGTTCTACTGGCTGTTGATTCGTCTCCTTACTCGCAACAAGCGGTTGAATTTGCGTCGCATTTGCCGCTTCGAAAACCCGTTGACTTCGATTTGGTTTCGGTGGTTGCACCTCCAATGTTGGTCGACACAGGCGGGATGAGCATGCCGATGGATTTTGGCAGCTTTCTAGAAATCGAAACCGACCGAAGCCGCGAAGCGATCGACGCGGTTGCGAGCGACTTGAAGTCTCAAGACCACGTTCATTCGGTTCACACCCATGTGCCGATTGGACCACCAACGTCCGCTTTATTGGACGTCGCCGACGAATCCGGCGCGGACCTGATTGTGTTGGGCGCGATTGGACATTCGGCGATCGAACGTGTGCTACTAGGTAGCGTTTCCGACTACGTGGCCACGCACGCTGACATGAGCACTCTCGTTGTACGTCCCACCAGCGAAGCCGATGTGGAACCGGACTTGCAAAAGATCATGTTGGCTTTGTCGGGACGCCCCGAAGATGAACGAATGCTGACATGGCTCCGTGAGTTGAAGTTACGCCCCAACGTGGAAGTTCATTTGGTTCGCGTTCTTGACCGTTTCTCGTACTACCGGCAAGACCTTCGTCAGCAAGCTTCTGATGCGTGGCAGGCACAGCACGAACAAGCTCAGGCCCAAATCCTCGACTTTGAAACAAAGCTTCAACAACTCGGCCTGAACACGGAAACCCACTTTGTTGAATCCAACCACGTGGGCGAGACGCTCGTTGAATACGCCCGTCGTCATGGATGTGACTTGGCCGTGACGGGCGACAGCGACAGTGGTTTGCTCACCCGCGTGTTTCTGGGCAGCACCTCCCGCTACGTTCTCCGCCATGCGGATTGCAGCGTCCTGATCATTCGCGATCGAGAAGACCGCGCCAAAGCTCATCGCCAGATCGCGGAGCAGTCCTTGGCAAGCACGTGA
- a CDS encoding universal stress protein translates to MNERNGPKLRTLIGIDSSAPARDALQALSKSTLAEACEVSLATIVPEPPLYTIDDTSMPWIPQEVFDSRLEIENTQLKQLQQEFGERFSSCEFSVSQGHPGRGLIEMSERFDADWIVIGSVGHSAFSRILLGSTSDYVANRSTRTCLVHRPITTDHEPSKGLFSRVVIAISNAESDTALPDWVAALRLVPNCEVHLVHVMETHPEYELHLLKKVAAYMEEVRSAAWKLMETTRPRLEALGMKVKPSLLESPHVGRAVLEYANEHACDLIVVGDQDDSLMERVMLGSVSRFVVRHANQSVLIVR, encoded by the coding sequence ATGAATGAAAGAAACGGCCCCAAACTACGAACACTCATCGGGATTGACTCTTCGGCCCCCGCACGCGATGCGTTGCAGGCGTTGTCCAAGTCCACACTGGCGGAAGCCTGCGAAGTCTCTTTGGCAACAATTGTCCCGGAACCGCCGCTGTACACCATCGATGACACATCGATGCCTTGGATACCGCAGGAGGTGTTTGACTCGAGACTCGAGATTGAAAATACCCAATTGAAGCAACTGCAGCAGGAATTCGGTGAAAGGTTCAGCTCGTGTGAGTTCTCGGTCTCTCAAGGTCATCCCGGTCGCGGATTGATAGAAATGTCCGAACGTTTTGACGCGGACTGGATCGTCATCGGTTCGGTCGGTCATTCGGCTTTTTCGCGAATTCTTTTGGGCAGCACTTCGGACTATGTTGCCAATCGATCCACGCGAACTTGCTTGGTGCATCGCCCCATCACGACAGACCATGAACCGTCCAAAGGGCTGTTTTCTCGTGTTGTCATCGCCATCAGCAATGCCGAATCAGACACCGCCTTGCCGGACTGGGTCGCAGCTCTACGACTGGTCCCAAATTGCGAGGTGCACTTGGTTCACGTGATGGAAACACACCCCGAATACGAACTGCATTTGCTCAAGAAAGTTGCCGCCTACATGGAAGAAGTCCGTTCAGCGGCCTGGAAGCTAATGGAAACGACCCGACCACGGCTGGAAGCTCTTGGAATGAAGGTCAAACCAAGCTTGTTGGAGTCTCCCCATGTCGGACGGGCGGTTCTCGAATATGCGAATGAGCATGCCTGCGACTTGATTGTCGTCGGCGACCAAGACGATTCGTTGATGGAACGAGTCATGCTGGGAAGCGTCAGTCGCTTTGTCGTCCGACACGCAAATCAATCGGTTTTGATTGTTCGCTAG
- a CDS encoding sigma-54-dependent transcriptional regulator, which produces MSQTAIKILLVDDEDDYRRSCGKFMERMGHTVRLAASGAEAMSFLDREAFDVAVFDIDMPGMSGLELMQRVHEESHDVEVVFLTGKGTIEACVQAMQMGACDFLTKPCSLADLEHRVQLAQQRGHLKKENQQLKAIVHRNRPSPKLIGNSLAMKELSRMIAKVAPTRKPVLIEGESGTGKEVVARSVQQQSDLADRPFVTINCAALPAQLVESELFGHQKGSFTGATADQPGLFEVADGGTLFIDEVGELPPALQPKLLRVLEDGSLRRIGCHRERKVKVRLIAATNRDLLEEVKAGRFREDLLYRINVLTLNLPPLRQREGDIELLLHHFLPRGWSFDKEALDTMVQYHWPGNVRQLINVVERATILADHQVITMDDLPRELSNLPSNSGSFAASPIHADASHLGQDLTCEDPIDEESTAESAPPLMLGDSSLKVDDLIKTHVLKVLEQLGGNKAKTARHLGIHRRKLYRLLERFEQGMPAEETL; this is translated from the coding sequence ATGAGTCAAACTGCCATCAAAATCCTTCTCGTCGATGACGAAGATGACTACCGTCGCAGTTGCGGCAAGTTCATGGAGCGGATGGGACACACGGTCCGGTTGGCAGCCAGTGGTGCCGAAGCCATGTCGTTCCTCGACCGAGAGGCGTTTGACGTGGCCGTGTTCGACATCGACATGCCGGGCATGAGTGGACTGGAGTTAATGCAACGCGTCCACGAGGAATCGCACGACGTCGAAGTCGTGTTTTTAACTGGCAAAGGGACCATCGAGGCGTGCGTGCAAGCGATGCAAATGGGTGCATGTGACTTTCTCACCAAACCATGTTCACTCGCCGATCTCGAACACCGGGTTCAATTGGCTCAGCAGCGCGGGCATCTCAAGAAAGAAAACCAACAGCTCAAAGCGATCGTGCATCGGAACCGCCCGTCTCCCAAGCTCATCGGGAATTCCCTCGCAATGAAAGAACTCTCGCGAATGATCGCGAAAGTTGCTCCGACTCGAAAACCGGTGCTAATCGAAGGTGAAAGTGGGACGGGGAAGGAAGTCGTCGCGCGTTCGGTCCAGCAACAAAGCGATTTGGCCGACCGACCCTTTGTCACTATCAACTGTGCCGCCTTGCCGGCCCAGTTGGTCGAGAGCGAACTCTTTGGTCACCAAAAGGGGTCGTTCACAGGTGCCACCGCCGATCAACCCGGTTTGTTCGAAGTCGCCGATGGAGGAACACTCTTTATCGACGAAGTCGGCGAGTTGCCTCCCGCGTTGCAACCAAAATTGCTCCGCGTCCTAGAAGATGGATCGCTTCGCCGGATCGGGTGCCATCGAGAACGCAAAGTAAAAGTGCGACTGATCGCGGCCACCAATCGTGATCTGTTGGAAGAAGTCAAAGCGGGCAGATTTCGAGAGGATTTGCTCTACCGCATCAATGTTCTCACGCTGAATTTGCCGCCGCTTCGGCAACGTGAAGGCGACATTGAATTGTTGCTTCATCATTTTCTGCCGCGAGGTTGGTCTTTCGACAAAGAGGCTCTCGATACGATGGTTCAGTACCATTGGCCCGGCAATGTTCGACAGCTGATCAATGTCGTTGAGCGAGCCACAATCCTGGCGGACCATCAAGTGATCACCATGGATGACTTGCCCCGCGAACTATCCAATCTGCCATCAAACTCCGGCTCGTTCGCCGCTTCGCCAATACATGCGGACGCCTCACATCTCGGCCAAGACCTCACTTGCGAGGATCCCATTGATGAGGAATCGACCGCCGAATCGGCACCGCCTCTGATGCTGGGCGACAGCAGCCTGAAAGTGGACGATCTGATCAAGACACACGTGTTGAAAGTTCTGGAACAGCTCGGTGGGAACAAAGCCAAAACGGCGCGTCATTTGGGCATTCATCGACGCAAACTGTATCGATTGCTGGAACGGTTCGAACAAGGCATGCCAGCGGAAGAAACGCTATGA
- a CDS encoding ATP-binding protein: MTYLNHILVIEDDLDAAESLSDMLSIDGFQITTTASVQDAMELLESQRFGVILTDRHLPDGLIEHRLQEILEVSSKTPVIVVTGYSDLQAVILAFRQGISDYVIKPIIPEDLIQTVRRILERRVLEQHLQIEHAFAERIQSTAEAIILVIDFDGRVIHFNRFFTELTGWAQGDLIGENWFDRCIYPEDRDRLINVCDTMSRTDRYRGCTNRIRCKNGEAREIRWSNSKWSEADGGQQFILAIGIDVSDLAEATQRAVRAERLAAIGETVAALAHESRNAIQRINAASEVLAINIRGNVDSEEELSVVQRAASDLSTLLESVRAFAAPIQAKLECADLREIWRRSWDDLECKRSGRDVELVENATSCLHDVKVDVCRMEQLFRNLFLNALEASEGPVRIEIDCECNDEMVCLKVTDDGPGLTAEQSAHLFEPFYTTKPTGTGLGMPICQRIVEAHGGTIAAGNHLNGTEVAICVPRVKAAVLVS; the protein is encoded by the coding sequence ATGACTTATCTCAATCACATTCTTGTCATCGAAGATGATCTCGATGCTGCCGAATCATTGTCGGACATGCTATCGATCGATGGGTTTCAGATCACGACCACCGCGAGTGTGCAGGACGCGATGGAACTGCTTGAAAGCCAACGGTTCGGCGTTATCCTGACGGATCGGCATTTGCCCGATGGTTTGATCGAGCATCGATTGCAGGAAATCTTAGAAGTCAGTTCCAAAACACCTGTCATCGTCGTGACCGGTTACAGCGATCTGCAGGCCGTCATCCTTGCATTTCGCCAAGGGATCTCGGACTACGTGATCAAGCCGATCATCCCGGAAGATTTGATTCAGACGGTCCGGCGGATACTTGAGCGACGTGTTTTAGAGCAGCACCTCCAAATCGAACATGCTTTTGCCGAACGCATTCAGTCAACGGCAGAAGCGATCATCTTGGTCATCGATTTTGATGGCAGGGTGATCCACTTCAACCGTTTTTTTACGGAGCTGACAGGATGGGCCCAAGGCGATCTGATCGGGGAGAATTGGTTCGATCGATGCATCTATCCTGAAGACAGAGATCGGCTGATCAATGTTTGTGACACGATGTCTCGAACTGATCGCTATCGAGGATGCACCAATCGCATTCGTTGTAAAAATGGCGAGGCTCGCGAAATTCGATGGTCGAATTCAAAATGGAGTGAAGCTGACGGTGGGCAGCAATTCATTCTGGCAATTGGAATTGACGTTTCTGATCTAGCAGAAGCGACTCAGCGTGCAGTTCGAGCGGAGCGTTTGGCAGCGATCGGAGAAACCGTCGCGGCGTTGGCTCACGAGAGCCGCAATGCGATTCAGCGAATCAATGCAGCGTCGGAAGTTCTCGCCATCAACATTCGCGGTAACGTGGATTCGGAAGAAGAGTTGTCGGTTGTCCAACGAGCCGCATCTGATCTGTCGACGCTGCTGGAAAGTGTGCGAGCATTTGCTGCACCGATTCAAGCAAAGCTCGAGTGCGCGGATCTTCGCGAGATTTGGCGCCGGTCTTGGGATGACCTGGAATGCAAACGTTCGGGACGCGACGTTGAGTTGGTTGAGAACGCGACCAGCTGTTTGCACGATGTGAAAGTCGACGTTTGCCGAATGGAACAGCTGTTTCGTAACCTGTTTCTCAATGCGCTCGAGGCGAGCGAAGGTCCCGTTCGCATCGAGATCGATTGCGAATGCAACGACGAAATGGTGTGTTTGAAAGTGACTGATGACGGACCAGGGCTCACCGCCGAACAATCCGCTCATTTGTTCGAGCCCTTTTACACGACCAAGCCAACCGGAACCGGTTTGGGCATGCCGATTTGCCAGCGCATCGTCGAAGCCCATGGCGGCACGATCGCCGCCGGAAACCATTTGAATGGAACGGAAGTGGCGATTTGTGTGCCTCGAGTGAAAGCGGCGGTATTGGTGAGCTGA
- a CDS encoding zinc ribbon domain-containing protein YjdM: MSDLPNCPECAGEFTYEDGILLVCPSCGHEWSPADAEAAAEADIIRDANGNALENGDTVVVIKDLKVKGAGQTVKVGTKVKNIRLVDGDHDIDCKIDGIGAMGLKSEFVRKA, translated from the coding sequence ATGAGTGACCTTCCGAATTGTCCTGAGTGTGCTGGTGAATTCACCTATGAAGACGGCATCCTTTTGGTTTGCCCCAGCTGCGGGCATGAATGGTCGCCAGCCGATGCAGAGGCTGCCGCGGAAGCAGACATCATTCGCGACGCCAACGGCAACGCACTTGAAAATGGCGATACCGTGGTTGTGATCAAAGATTTGAAAGTCAAAGGTGCCGGACAGACTGTCAAAGTGGGCACCAAAGTCAAAAACATCCGCTTGGTCGATGGCGACCACGACATCGACTGCAAAATCGATGGAATCGGAGCGATGGGATTGAAGTCCGAGTTTGTACGAAAGGCTTGA
- a CDS encoding response regulator translates to MSNQAKPIDILLAEDSETDAELTMDALQQGKIRNNIYHVWDGEEVLQFLRKEGEYKDAVRPDLILLDLNMPRMDGRTVLKELRSDDRIKAIPVVVLTTSSQERDIHESYGLAANNYIVKPVDLVQFFEVIQSVQEFWVNVVKLPKK, encoded by the coding sequence ATGTCAAACCAAGCGAAACCCATCGACATCCTGCTGGCCGAAGATAGCGAAACCGATGCCGAGCTGACCATGGATGCGTTGCAACAAGGTAAGATCCGCAACAACATCTATCATGTGTGGGACGGTGAAGAAGTGCTCCAATTCCTCCGCAAGGAAGGCGAGTACAAGGACGCGGTTCGTCCCGACCTAATTCTCCTCGACCTCAATATGCCGCGAATGGACGGCCGAACCGTCCTCAAAGAACTCCGATCAGACGATCGGATCAAGGCGATTCCGGTGGTCGTCTTGACCACTTCCAGCCAAGAACGCGACATCCACGAATCGTACGGATTGGCCGCCAACAATTACATCGTCAAACCAGTCGATCTTGTTCAATTCTTTGAGGTGATTCAAAGCGTTCAAGAATTCTGGGTCAACGTGGTGAAGCTTCCAAAGAAATAG
- a CDS encoding sensor histidine kinase, with protein MTVISWYMISADQRRQVVNENAARAIDTTERLEREIGYGGLIHHFKNYVLRPTESQYYEDAIQNAETALQLILELEQIDQGPIQGKPLPETRRMIAEYSRQLQIVHEMASENASAREIDAAVRFDDTPTLNELKTTVDSLGDAYRTEAGRLERLTRALMILNVILGLGTAITLATFNVRQHIKNLRNQVVYIELLGQSGGIWNWNRQTDEVQYAPKFRELLGYAGDDTESFPENVSASRDRIHAEDIAIFADRLANQKQTRKPFSVEFRMLDHEDCYRWFRTHAHTLFDNSGTPIRTAGTIFNIEDSKKYEHELQESNQELQRFAFAASHDLQEPLRAITGFSQLLQQRHTNSLDEKGQGYLRHIVEGAGRMKTLIDDILTLSRVGQSELEFAEINLDDCVQMALQNLSQLIRETEPEIRIGKLGIVHGHEGFLVELFQNLISNAIKFRKPDQTAKIDIDSHTKDSRINITVADQGIGISKTHHAQVFELFKRLHRREQIPGTGIGLALCKRIVERHHGTISLISEEGEGSTFRVSLPADTQTDPSAQEIQHVKPSETHRHPAGRR; from the coding sequence GTGACTGTTATCAGCTGGTACATGATCTCGGCAGATCAGCGACGCCAAGTAGTCAATGAGAATGCAGCACGAGCGATTGACACAACCGAACGGTTAGAACGAGAGATTGGCTACGGCGGGCTGATACATCATTTCAAAAACTATGTTCTTCGCCCAACCGAGTCACAGTACTACGAAGACGCGATCCAGAACGCTGAAACAGCGTTGCAGCTGATTCTCGAACTGGAGCAGATTGACCAGGGCCCCATCCAAGGGAAGCCGCTACCAGAGACCCGGCGCATGATCGCGGAGTACTCTCGTCAACTGCAGATCGTTCATGAGATGGCCAGCGAAAATGCATCTGCCCGTGAGATTGACGCAGCGGTTCGCTTCGACGATACGCCCACACTAAACGAGTTGAAGACAACCGTCGATTCGCTCGGCGATGCTTACCGGACCGAAGCCGGCCGGCTAGAACGCCTCACTCGGGCGCTGATGATACTCAACGTCATCCTAGGTCTGGGCACGGCGATCACATTGGCGACCTTCAATGTCCGCCAACACATCAAGAACCTGCGAAACCAAGTTGTTTACATCGAACTGCTTGGGCAAAGCGGTGGAATTTGGAACTGGAACCGCCAAACCGATGAGGTCCAGTACGCACCGAAATTTCGCGAATTGCTTGGGTACGCGGGCGATGACACCGAATCATTCCCCGAAAACGTGAGCGCCAGTCGCGATCGAATTCACGCTGAAGACATCGCGATTTTCGCTGATCGGCTAGCGAACCAAAAGCAAACGCGCAAACCTTTTAGCGTCGAATTTCGCATGCTGGATCACGAAGATTGCTATAGATGGTTTCGAACGCATGCCCACACGCTGTTTGACAACAGTGGAACCCCGATTCGAACAGCCGGAACCATCTTCAACATTGAAGACAGCAAGAAATATGAACACGAGCTTCAAGAAAGCAATCAGGAACTCCAACGCTTTGCATTCGCAGCGTCGCACGACCTGCAAGAACCTCTGCGAGCGATCACCGGATTCAGTCAACTTCTACAACAACGGCACACCAACTCGCTTGATGAAAAGGGGCAAGGTTACCTAAGGCACATCGTCGAAGGCGCCGGCCGAATGAAGACTTTGATCGACGATATTTTGACGCTTTCGCGAGTGGGTCAATCTGAATTGGAATTCGCCGAGATCAATCTCGACGACTGCGTGCAAATGGCACTTCAAAATCTTTCGCAATTGATCCGAGAAACCGAACCTGAAATTCGGATCGGAAAGCTGGGTATTGTCCACGGACACGAGGGTTTCTTAGTCGAGTTGTTCCAAAATCTGATCAGCAATGCCATCAAGTTTCGCAAACCTGATCAGACAGCCAAGATCGACATTGACTCTCACACCAAAGATTCCCGGATCAACATAACGGTTGCCGATCAAGGGATCGGAATCTCAAAAACCCACCACGCTCAGGTCTTCGAATTATTCAAACGCTTGCATCGTCGAGAACAGATCCCGGGTACCGGCATCGGCCTAGCCCTGTGCAAACGAATCGTGGAACGTCACCACGGAACCATCTCACTCATTTCCGAAGAAGGCGAGGGATCAACCTTCCGCGTCTCCCTTCCCGCCGATACCCAGACCGACCCGTCCGCTCAAGAAATTCAACATGTCAAACCAAGCGAAACCCATCGACATCCTGCTGGCCGAAGATAG
- a CDS encoding mercuric reductase, whose amino-acid sequence MNALLPHDEHNQQLEANVHPTDWQNPSPKQPYHLVVIGAGTAGLVTAAGAAGLGARVALIERDLMGGDCLNVGCVPSKGVISAARVAATVKNASDFSVHVPNGVEIDFDGVMSRMRELRAKISQNDSAKRFQDLGVDVYFGQASFTDSQTIDVQGTKLQYKRAVIATGARAAAPPIKGLDQVDYLTNETVFSLTKLPKRIGIIGAGPIGCEMAQTFAQLGSEVFLIESQHGILPKEDREAADIVQKAMLADGVQLLCCGHDLEIKNEGGIRLTLNSHGNQYDQPVDQLLVAVGRAPNVEKLNLDAVGVKFDKNGVEVNDNLQTTNPNIFAAGDVSSKYQFTHVADFLARIVIQNSLFAIGPFGKKKASELIIPWATYTSPEIAHVGMYEQDAKDAGIEIDTYVQHFREVDRAILEGEEEGFVRIHTKKGTDKIVGTTIVAKNAGDMISEITVAMNNNVGLGAIANAIHPYPTQAEAIRKLGDQYNRTRLTPFSKTMLHALMRWNVGR is encoded by the coding sequence ATGAACGCTCTGCTTCCCCACGACGAACACAACCAACAACTTGAAGCGAACGTTCACCCGACCGATTGGCAAAACCCAAGTCCTAAACAACCGTATCACTTGGTTGTCATCGGTGCGGGAACCGCCGGATTGGTCACCGCGGCAGGAGCGGCTGGGTTGGGAGCCCGAGTCGCGCTGATTGAACGAGACCTCATGGGCGGTGATTGCCTGAACGTTGGATGCGTTCCATCCAAAGGAGTCATCAGCGCCGCTCGAGTCGCAGCGACCGTCAAGAACGCATCGGATTTTTCAGTCCATGTGCCGAACGGAGTTGAGATCGATTTCGATGGTGTCATGAGCCGCATGCGGGAACTTCGCGCAAAGATCAGCCAAAACGACTCCGCCAAGCGATTTCAGGACCTAGGCGTCGACGTCTACTTTGGGCAAGCCAGCTTCACCGACTCCCAAACAATTGATGTTCAAGGAACCAAACTTCAGTACAAGCGAGCGGTGATCGCAACCGGAGCCCGAGCAGCGGCTCCACCGATCAAAGGCTTGGATCAAGTCGACTACCTAACCAACGAAACCGTTTTCTCTTTAACGAAACTTCCAAAGCGAATTGGGATCATTGGTGCGGGACCGATCGGTTGCGAAATGGCCCAAACGTTCGCCCAGCTAGGCTCGGAAGTCTTCCTGATCGAATCTCAGCACGGGATCCTACCCAAAGAAGATCGCGAAGCCGCTGATATCGTTCAAAAAGCAATGCTGGCCGATGGTGTTCAGTTGCTTTGTTGCGGACACGATCTCGAAATCAAGAACGAAGGCGGGATCCGCTTGACGCTGAACTCCCATGGGAACCAATACGACCAACCGGTCGACCAATTGCTAGTCGCGGTTGGCCGAGCACCAAATGTTGAGAAACTCAACCTCGATGCTGTCGGCGTGAAATTTGACAAAAACGGCGTGGAGGTCAACGACAACCTTCAAACCACCAACCCCAACATTTTCGCGGCGGGCGACGTTTCATCGAAATATCAATTCACTCATGTGGCAGACTTTCTGGCACGCATCGTGATTCAAAATTCGCTTTTCGCGATTGGACCGTTCGGCAAAAAGAAGGCCAGCGAGTTGATCATTCCTTGGGCAACCTACACCAGCCCTGAAATTGCTCATGTCGGCATGTACGAACAAGACGCCAAGGACGCCGGCATCGAAATCGACACATACGTCCAACATTTTCGCGAAGTTGATCGAGCCATCCTCGAGGGTGAAGAAGAAGGCTTCGTCAGAATCCACACGAAGAAGGGGACTGACAAAATCGTCGGCACGACCATCGTCGCGAAAAACGCGGGCGACATGATCTCGGAAATCACCGTTGCGATGAACAACAACGTGGGACTGGGGGCGATCGCAAATGCAATTCATCCATACCCGACGCAAGCCGAGGCGATCCGCAAATTGGGCGATCAATACAACCGCACACGTCTAACGCCGTTCAGTAAAACCATGTTGCACGCGTTGATGCGATGGAATGTCGGTCGCTAA